A window of Bacteroidota bacterium contains these coding sequences:
- a CDS encoding alpha/beta hydrolase — MKPQLLLLHGALGAASQFIQIKERLAVNFEISLLDFSGHGQKEISEGELSLSLFCTDVLSYLEKSNIPEVYIFGYSMGGFVALNFALLHPNKVKGIITLATKFDWTKESAEREAGFLIPEKIKLKVPAFAKHLQQLHGNKWESLVQQTSNLLKSLGVNNPLTTFQLQQIKCKVLIALGDADKMVSLSETETAQRSISNSTLLLLPSTPHPWEQVNPQLIAAALEDFLSSEKKLENP, encoded by the coding sequence ATGAAGCCTCAACTTCTTTTATTACATGGTGCTTTGGGTGCTGCTTCGCAATTTATTCAAATAAAGGAGCGACTTGCAGTAAATTTTGAAATCTCACTACTCGACTTTAGTGGGCATGGTCAAAAGGAGATCAGTGAAGGTGAATTAAGCTTAAGTTTATTTTGCACGGATGTGCTTAGCTACCTGGAGAAATCTAATATTCCGGAAGTTTATATTTTTGGCTACAGCATGGGTGGATTTGTTGCGTTAAATTTTGCTTTGCTTCATCCCAATAAGGTGAAAGGCATTATTACACTCGCAACAAAATTTGATTGGACTAAGGAAAGTGCCGAAAGGGAAGCGGGATTTTTGATTCCTGAAAAAATCAAACTAAAAGTGCCGGCATTTGCAAAGCATCTTCAGCAGCTTCATGGAAACAAATGGGAATCGCTCGTGCAACAAACATCAAACTTGCTTAAAAGTTTGGGAGTAAATAATCCGCTTACTACCTTTCAATTGCAACAAATTAAATGCAAGGTGCTTATCGCATTAGGGGATGCTGATAAAATGGTTAGTTTGTCAGAAACCGAAACGGCACAGCGTTCGATTAGTAACTCAACCTTATTGCTTCTTCCGTCTACTCCGCATCCTTGGGAACAGGTTAATCCGCAGCTAATCGCAGCTGCCTTAGAAGATTTTTTGAGTTCTGAAAAAAAATTGGAGAATCCTTAG
- the gatA gene encoding Asp-tRNA(Asn)/Glu-tRNA(Gln) amidotransferase subunit GatA: MNSYTSLAQIQSDLNANKITVTDLVSSYLTAIKNSSHLNSFLEVFENESSQRAKEIDEKRKAGKAGKLAGLVIGLKDNICYKDHACSASSKILEGFVSLYNSTVVERLLAQDAIIIGRLNCDEFAMGSSNENSAYGDVLNPLDTSRVTGGSSGGSVAAVAAHLCLATLGTDTGGSVRQPCSFTGLVGLKPTYGRISRYGIIAYASSFDQVGTITHTVEDAAKILQVIAGKDEYDSTSSSLPIENYADLLGFDKKIKIAYFKECIDSEGLNPEIKKRSLEIIEKLKAAGHIVNEVAFPFLDYLVPTYYVLTTAEASSNLSRYDGIHFGYRSPNAFDLESTYKKSRSEGFGKEVKRRIMLGTFVLSAGYYDAYYSKAQKVRRVLKNKVDEILTEYDFILTPSTPDAAFKFGENSSDPIKMYLEDIFTVLANLAGVPAISLPLGKKLDGLPFGIQLMGKEFDEANLLAFSNYLVNNV; this comes from the coding sequence GTGAATTCCTATACCTCTTTGGCTCAGATCCAATCGGATTTAAACGCCAATAAAATTACCGTAACTGATCTTGTTTCTTCCTACCTCACCGCTATTAAAAACAGCTCGCACTTAAACTCTTTTTTAGAAGTTTTTGAAAACGAAAGTAGTCAGCGCGCTAAGGAGATTGATGAAAAAAGAAAGGCAGGAAAGGCAGGGAAACTTGCAGGCTTGGTGATTGGCTTAAAAGATAATATTTGTTATAAAGACCATGCCTGTTCCGCTTCTTCCAAAATTCTTGAGGGTTTTGTGAGTTTATATAATTCTACCGTGGTGGAACGTTTACTTGCTCAAGATGCAATAATAATTGGGCGCCTAAACTGTGACGAATTTGCAATGGGCAGTTCCAATGAAAACTCGGCCTACGGCGATGTACTTAATCCTTTAGATACGTCCCGTGTAACCGGCGGTTCTTCAGGTGGCTCGGTGGCTGCAGTTGCCGCTCATTTATGCTTGGCAACACTTGGAACCGATACAGGTGGTTCGGTACGTCAACCCTGTTCTTTTACCGGTTTAGTTGGATTAAAACCTACTTATGGAAGAATTTCGCGTTATGGTATAATTGCTTATGCCTCGTCTTTTGATCAGGTTGGAACCATTACCCATACCGTAGAAGACGCTGCAAAAATATTGCAGGTAATTGCCGGTAAGGATGAATATGATTCCACTTCATCGTCTTTACCTATTGAAAATTATGCTGATTTATTAGGTTTTGATAAAAAAATCAAGATTGCTTATTTTAAGGAATGCATTGATAGCGAAGGCTTGAATCCGGAAATTAAAAAACGAAGTCTCGAAATTATTGAGAAACTAAAAGCTGCCGGCCACATTGTAAACGAGGTAGCATTTCCCTTTTTGGATTATTTGGTTCCAACATATTACGTGTTAACCACAGCTGAAGCATCATCCAACTTATCGCGCTATGATGGAATCCATTTTGGCTACAGAAGTCCAAATGCTTTTGATTTAGAATCTACCTACAAAAAATCACGCAGTGAAGGATTTGGTAAGGAAGTAAAACGAAGAATAATGCTTGGAACTTTTGTACTGAGTGCGGGCTATTATGATGCTTATTATTCTAAAGCACAAAAGGTGCGCAGGGTATTAAAAAATAAAGTAGATGAAATTTTAACGGAGTATGATTTTATTTTAACTCCATCCACACCCGATGCTGCTTTTAAGTTTGGTGAAAATAGTAGTGACCCAATTAAAATGTATTTGGAAGACATCTTCACAGTGCTGGCAAATTTAGCAGGTGTTCCGGCAATTTCGTTGCCACTAGGTAAAAAGCTAGACGGGCTGCCCTTTGGTATTCAATTAATGGGCAAGGAATTTGATGAAGCAAATTTACTTGCATTTTCAAATTACTTAGTAAACAACGTATAG
- a CDS encoding OmpA family protein — translation MRTLSKIYFLICCLPILATAQAPDLHTKSEKAKKYYQRAMEYYDAAKNELAAQEFKKAIEADANFIEAHIVLAGVYQDDKKYENAIAEYKAAIAIDPNFFPNNYYNLAESEVAVQLFTEAKEHLKKLLSIQKVSPDIRKKGERLLANANFAETAVKNPVPFAPKNLGPNVNTRFEEYLPTLTADEQTLIVTVKMPDDTVKNDWNNASEDFYMSKRVDGVWQKRTNVGPPINTPANEGAQCISPDGQFLFYTLCNSPGGMGRCDIYFSVKEGKKWSIPKNVGPPINSKYWDSQPSLSSDGNTLYFVSNRPGGKGEKDIWSSTLTKEGYWGTPINLGDSINTTESDMSPYIHPDNQTLYFASAGHPGMGKHDIFYARMKKDGSFGKPVNIGYPINTSGDEFSLIVNSKGNLAYYASADRKEGFGNLDLYAFDLYEKARPTLVTYVKGKVFDSESKKLLDAKLELMDLETSKVIAEVYSNSITGEYLVCLPANKNYAFNASRNGYLFYSENFSLKDVKNQGEPYLIDIPMKPIKAGEKVVLKNIFFETGKYNLKEESKSELNKLGDFLTKNPKVKIEVSGHTDNVGDEKMNQQLSLNRAKSVYDYLITNGIAQDRLSFKGYGETQPVDSNDSDKGRANNRRTEFKVIAIE, via the coding sequence ATGCGCACGTTAAGTAAAATTTATTTTCTGATTTGCTGTTTACCAATACTTGCAACTGCCCAAGCACCCGATTTGCATACCAAAAGCGAGAAAGCAAAAAAGTATTACCAGCGTGCTATGGAATATTATGATGCCGCTAAAAATGAATTAGCTGCGCAAGAGTTCAAAAAAGCCATTGAGGCCGATGCTAACTTTATTGAAGCGCATATTGTATTAGCGGGAGTTTATCAGGATGATAAAAAATATGAAAATGCAATTGCTGAATACAAAGCAGCCATTGCAATTGACCCCAATTTTTTTCCAAACAATTATTATAACCTAGCCGAATCAGAAGTAGCGGTGCAGCTATTTACAGAAGCCAAGGAACATCTTAAAAAATTACTAAGCATTCAAAAAGTAAGCCCGGATATTCGGAAAAAAGGAGAGCGTTTGTTAGCGAATGCAAATTTTGCTGAAACTGCTGTGAAAAATCCCGTTCCCTTTGCACCCAAAAATTTGGGGCCAAATGTAAATACCAGGTTTGAAGAGTATCTGCCCACACTTACAGCCGATGAGCAAACACTAATTGTAACAGTAAAAATGCCAGATGATACCGTTAAAAACGATTGGAATAATGCTTCAGAAGATTTTTACATGAGTAAAAGGGTAGACGGAGTATGGCAAAAACGAACCAATGTTGGACCACCCATTAATACTCCTGCCAACGAAGGGGCGCAATGTATTTCACCCGATGGGCAATTTTTATTTTATACACTTTGCAATAGTCCGGGAGGAATGGGAAGGTGTGATATTTATTTTTCGGTGAAAGAGGGAAAAAAATGGAGCATTCCAAAAAATGTTGGCCCTCCAATAAACAGCAAGTACTGGGATTCACAGCCTTCCTTGTCGAGCGATGGCAATACCTTGTACTTTGTAAGTAATCGTCCCGGTGGTAAAGGTGAAAAAGACATTTGGTCAAGTACCTTGACTAAGGAAGGATATTGGGGAACACCAATAAATTTGGGCGATAGCATCAATACTACTGAGTCGGATATGTCGCCTTATATTCACCCCGACAATCAAACACTTTATTTTGCGAGTGCCGGACATCCAGGAATGGGAAAACACGATATATTTTATGCCCGTATGAAAAAGGATGGAAGCTTTGGAAAGCCTGTAAATATTGGTTATCCGATTAATACAAGCGGGGATGAATTTTCCTTGATTGTAAACTCAAAAGGTAATTTAGCCTATTACGCATCAGCCGATAGAAAGGAAGGGTTTGGTAACCTCGATTTATATGCGTTCGATTTATATGAGAAAGCCCGTCCAACTTTAGTTACTTATGTTAAAGGAAAAGTGTTCGATTCCGAATCAAAAAAGTTGTTGGATGCAAAATTGGAGTTGATGGATTTGGAAACGTCAAAAGTAATTGCTGAAGTGTATTCGAATTCGATTACCGGTGAATATTTGGTGTGCTTACCGGCAAATAAAAACTATGCCTTCAATGCCTCACGAAACGGTTATTTATTTTACTCCGAAAATTTTTCATTGAAAGATGTAAAAAATCAGGGAGAGCCCTATTTAATTGATATTCCAATGAAACCAATTAAAGCAGGTGAGAAGGTGGTTTTAAAAAATATTTTCTTCGAAACCGGTAAGTATAACCTAAAAGAAGAATCAAAAAGCGAACTCAATAAATTGGGTGATTTTTTAACCAAAAATCCAAAAGTAAAAATTGAGGTTTCGGGACATACCGATAATGTAGGGGATGAAAAAATGAACCAGCAACTTTCCTTAAATCGTGCAAAATCTGTTTACGATTATTTAATTACAAATGGAATTGCACAAGACAGATTAAGTTTTAAAGGGTATGGTGAAACCCAGCCGGTGGATAGCAATGATTCCGATAAAGGTCGTGCAAACAATAGAAGAACCGAGTTTAAAGTTATTGCCATCGAATAA
- a CDS encoding transglycosylase SLT domain-containing protein, with product MKNNFKTYILLLFCVAQLSAFGVDRLIKSADTTLVFIPDDPILAMMDSLMSQKYFESKNFTTDTCKLNKLGYCPEVIPSFDEVVYQERITLLDSKSPFNLVYSNAVKAYIDLYAIRKRNIVSRMIGLSEVYFPLFEEKLDKYKLPEELKYLAIVESALNPNAISKSGAAGLWQFMYGTGKMFGLNVNSYVDDRRDPFKATEAACKYFKYLYNIFGDWQMVLAAYNGGPGTVNKAIRRSGGKKTYWEIRPFLPLETQGYVPAFIAVNYVMNYTAEHNLYPIAPKQIYFHTDTVATRQFLSFQQISAVLDLPVEDISYLNPQYKLKIIPYSGEQAMLCLPVNKVGAFINNENSIYAYKTPEERLDSAIAAGNSNRILVEEQKWHKVKRGQTLKQIANIYSCTVREIKDWNNIKGNKVATGKRLMVYTKKYKNVNTASVSSSVSDSTTAAVSKESGSAVQNETVTTDSAQASKQAVKSASAASEKTKFIYYTVQRGDTLWNIANRKGVSVEEIKRLNNIRSSSTLKAGSKIKIAVAG from the coding sequence ATGAAAAACAATTTCAAAACCTATATTCTCCTTCTATTTTGCGTGGCACAACTTAGCGCTTTTGGGGTTGATCGATTAATTAAATCAGCTGATACCACCTTGGTATTTATTCCGGATGATCCTATTTTGGCGATGATGGATAGTTTGATGAGCCAAAAATATTTTGAAAGCAAAAATTTTACCACCGATACCTGTAAGTTAAACAAGTTGGGCTATTGTCCAGAAGTAATTCCATCTTTTGATGAAGTAGTGTATCAAGAAAGGATAACATTACTGGATTCAAAATCGCCATTTAATTTGGTTTATAGCAATGCAGTGAAAGCATATATTGATTTATATGCCATTCGCAAGCGTAATATTGTTTCCCGTATGATTGGGTTATCAGAAGTATACTTTCCGCTCTTTGAAGAAAAATTAGACAAATACAAACTTCCTGAAGAACTTAAGTACTTGGCCATTGTTGAATCGGCATTAAATCCAAATGCGATTTCAAAAAGTGGTGCTGCCGGTTTGTGGCAATTTATGTATGGAACGGGTAAGATGTTTGGCTTAAATGTGAATTCTTACGTTGATGATAGGAGAGACCCTTTTAAAGCAACCGAAGCAGCATGTAAATATTTTAAATACTTATACAATATTTTTGGCGATTGGCAAATGGTGCTTGCTGCATACAATGGCGGCCCCGGCACAGTAAATAAAGCAATTAGACGTTCCGGCGGAAAAAAAACATATTGGGAAATTCGTCCCTTTTTGCCGCTTGAAACACAAGGTTACGTGCCTGCTTTTATAGCTGTAAATTATGTGATGAATTATACTGCTGAACACAATTTATATCCTATCGCACCAAAGCAAATTTATTTTCATACCGACACTGTTGCCACGCGTCAGTTTTTGAGTTTTCAGCAAATTTCAGCTGTGTTAGATTTACCGGTAGAAGATATTTCTTACTTGAATCCACAATATAAACTAAAAATTATTCCTTACAGTGGCGAACAAGCGATGCTTTGCTTACCTGTTAACAAAGTGGGTGCATTTATAAATAACGAAAATTCGATTTATGCTTACAAAACTCCTGAAGAGCGCCTGGATAGTGCCATTGCAGCCGGTAACAGTAATCGTATTTTAGTGGAGGAGCAAAAGTGGCATAAAGTAAAACGCGGTCAAACGTTAAAGCAAATTGCCAATATATACTCCTGCACAGTGCGCGAAATAAAAGATTGGAATAACATTAAAGGAAATAAAGTGGCTACCGGAAAACGATTAATGGTTTATACCAAAAAATATAAAAATGTAAATACAGCCTCAGTATCAAGTTCAGTATCTGATTCAACAACTGCTGCTGTAAGTAAGGAGTCTGGCTCGGCGGTCCAAAATGAAACCGTTACCACAGACAGTGCACAGGCATCCAAACAAGCTGTTAAATCTGCTTCTGCTGCTTCAGAAAAAACAAAGTTTATATATTACACGGTGCAACGTGGCGATACGCTTTGGAACATTGCAAACCGTAAAGGAGTTTCGGTTGAGGAAATAAAAAGATTAAATAATATTAGATCATCAAGCACATTAAAGGCTGGCAGCAAAATTAAGATTGCAGTTGCCGGATAA
- the tatA gene encoding twin-arginine translocase TatA/TatE family subunit, translating into MILTVLLGIFGLGGPELLLIGLIVLLMFGGRKLPELMKGLGKGIKEFKDASKGEDASATTPEKKD; encoded by the coding sequence ATGATTTTAACTGTGTTATTAGGAATTTTTGGTTTAGGAGGTCCTGAACTTTTATTGATTGGTTTAATCGTTCTGTTGATGTTTGGAGGTAGAAAACTTCCAGAATTAATGAAAGGATTAGGCAAGGGAATCAAGGAATTTAAGGATGCTTCAAAAGGAGAAGATGCTTCTGCTACTACTCCTGAAAAGAAAGACTAA
- a CDS encoding PorT family protein encodes MSKKLICVLFLFSMLPHFAKAQKVKAINLPNYDYHTIHFGFLLGINKADFIVHPNANLALLDSVYVLESTPQSGFNLGIVSNLRISEYADLRFIPALAFSTRNLEYTFKSKKGEIKRKKSVESTFVEFPLDLKLKSARHNNFRAYILVGGKYSIDIASQKDVNSELITDAIVKLRKNDFYYSVGVGFDFYQKYFKFSPELKYSFGLRDLLIRDNNVFAKSIDKITSKIINLSFTFE; translated from the coding sequence GTGAGTAAAAAACTAATTTGTGTTCTCTTTCTGTTTAGCATGTTGCCTCATTTTGCAAAAGCGCAAAAGGTAAAAGCTATTAATTTGCCAAATTACGATTACCATACCATACATTTTGGTTTTTTACTTGGGATAAATAAAGCAGATTTTATAGTGCATCCAAATGCCAATTTGGCCTTACTGGATTCGGTATATGTGCTGGAATCAACACCACAAAGTGGCTTTAACTTAGGTATTGTAAGCAATTTACGAATAAGTGAATATGCCGATTTGCGATTCATACCGGCCTTGGCCTTCTCAACACGTAATTTAGAATATACCTTTAAAAGTAAAAAAGGTGAAATAAAAAGAAAGAAATCGGTGGAATCTACTTTCGTCGAATTTCCGCTTGATTTAAAATTGAAATCCGCGCGCCACAATAACTTTAGAGCATACATACTTGTTGGTGGCAAATACAGCATCGATATTGCATCTCAAAAGGATGTAAACAGTGAGCTCATTACCGATGCTATAGTGAAATTACGCAAAAACGATTTCTATTATTCGGTTGGTGTTGGCTTTGATTTTTACCAAAAATATTTCAAATTCTCGCCCGAATTAAAATACAGTTTTGGCCTACGCGATTTGCTGATACGCGACAACAATGTATTTGCTAAATCTATTGATAAAATTACCTCCAAGATCATAAACCTCTCCTTTACTTTTGAATAA
- a CDS encoding FAD-binding protein, producing the protein MIHQIDLIASPREASNPEALKQLAARSLSIPLSSITELKLLKRSIDARSRNIKVNLRLQAYVGETEVESPSANNSYKDVAQAKPVVIVGAGPAGLFAALRLLELGLKPILIERGKNVRERRRDLAAIHKLHVVNPDSNYCFGEGGAGTYSDGKLYTRSTKKGDVKKILQTFIEFGADPIIAVDAHPHIGTNKLPKIIENIRKKIIECGGEIHFNTRLVDFILDGNVISEIHTQEVNSGKVLSFKADAVLLATGHSARDIFELLHKKEILIEAKEFALGVRVEHPQSLIDSLQYHCTTQEAVDELRNYLPAAAYSWVEQIEGKGVYSFCMCPGGIIAPCATGPNQVVTNGWSPSKRNNPFANSGIVVSVTEEYWKKYNIHGPLAALRYQQDVELIAFNAGGKKQSAPAQRLLDFVNGKTSSDLPPCSYQPGIVSAPLHELLPNEISFRLRKAFVLVGKKMKGYLTNNAVIVATESRTSSPVRIPRDKEELHHPQVLNLYPCGEGAGYAGGIISAALDGQNCAEKIFETHRNRGNIVD; encoded by the coding sequence ATGATTCACCAAATTGATTTGATTGCTTCACCAAGAGAAGCCTCAAATCCGGAAGCCTTAAAACAATTAGCGGCGCGTTCATTATCCATTCCGCTAAGCAGTATCACCGAGTTAAAACTGCTAAAACGTTCCATTGACGCCCGCTCCAGAAACATTAAAGTTAATTTACGGCTTCAAGCTTATGTTGGTGAAACGGAGGTAGAAAGTCCTTCGGCAAATAACAGCTACAAAGATGTTGCGCAAGCAAAACCGGTTGTTATTGTTGGTGCTGGACCTGCCGGTTTATTTGCCGCCCTGCGCCTGCTGGAATTGGGTTTAAAACCGATACTGATAGAGCGTGGTAAAAATGTGCGCGAAAGAAGACGCGATTTAGCTGCCATACATAAACTGCATGTGGTGAATCCCGATTCTAATTATTGCTTTGGTGAAGGGGGCGCGGGTACTTATTCGGATGGAAAATTGTATACGCGCTCCACCAAAAAAGGAGATGTAAAAAAAATACTTCAAACATTTATTGAGTTCGGCGCCGATCCTATAATTGCAGTCGATGCGCATCCACACATCGGCACCAATAAACTTCCCAAAATCATTGAAAACATTCGAAAAAAAATAATTGAATGCGGAGGCGAAATTCATTTTAATACCCGCCTAGTAGATTTTATTCTGGATGGAAATGTAATTAGCGAAATTCATACCCAAGAGGTGAATAGTGGCAAAGTGCTAAGTTTTAAAGCGGACGCGGTATTGCTTGCTACCGGCCATTCAGCCAGAGATATTTTTGAATTGTTGCATAAAAAAGAAATTCTAATTGAAGCCAAAGAATTTGCTTTAGGCGTGCGGGTGGAGCATCCTCAAAGCCTTATTGATAGTTTGCAATACCATTGCACCACACAAGAAGCAGTAGACGAACTCAGGAATTACCTTCCCGCTGCAGCCTATAGCTGGGTGGAACAAATTGAGGGCAAAGGGGTGTATTCATTTTGTATGTGTCCCGGCGGAATAATTGCTCCATGTGCCACCGGTCCAAACCAGGTGGTTACGAATGGTTGGAGCCCTTCTAAACGCAATAATCCGTTTGCGAATTCGGGCATTGTTGTCAGTGTTACTGAAGAGTATTGGAAAAAATATAACATACATGGCCCCCTAGCTGCATTGCGCTACCAGCAGGATGTTGAATTAATTGCATTTAATGCCGGTGGGAAAAAACAAAGCGCTCCGGCACAACGTTTACTCGATTTTGTAAACGGAAAAACTTCCTCCGATTTGCCACCTTGTTCCTATCAACCCGGAATTGTTTCAGCACCTCTGCATGAATTATTGCCAAATGAAATTTCATTTCGCTTGAGAAAAGCCTTTGTACTGGTAGGTAAAAAAATGAAAGGCTATTTAACGAACAATGCGGTTATTGTAGCAACTGAATCGCGCACTTCTTCACCGGTGCGCATCCCACGCGATAAAGAGGAATTGCATCATCCACAAGTGCTTAATTTATATCCTTGCGGAGAAGGTGCGGGTTATGCAGGAGGAATTATTTCGGCAGCCTTAGATGGGCAAAACTGCGCTGAAAAAATTTTTGAAACACATAGGAACAGAGGAAACATAGTAGATTAA
- a CDS encoding 7-carboxy-7-deazaguanine synthase QueE → METNLKQSQAEAIDNGTLLPLMEEFYTIQGEGANTGKPAYFIRLGGCDVGCHWCDVKESWDATLHPPTLTDTIVKHALQQPAKAVVVTGGEPSMYNLEYLTTQFRKNKIEAFIETSGAYPLTGTWDWICLSPKKNSPPLTEIFTKAHELKVIIYNQNDFEWAEKNAAAVIKENPNCRFFLQPEWSRREQMIPKIVDYVMAHPKWNISLQTHKYLHIP, encoded by the coding sequence ATGGAAACAAATTTAAAGCAATCTCAAGCCGAAGCAATTGATAATGGGACCTTACTCCCTTTGATGGAAGAATTTTATACCATTCAAGGTGAAGGCGCTAATACCGGTAAACCTGCCTATTTTATTCGCTTAGGCGGTTGTGATGTAGGTTGCCATTGGTGCGATGTGAAAGAAAGTTGGGACGCAACGCTCCATCCACCAACTTTAACCGATACAATTGTGAAACATGCCTTGCAACAGCCTGCCAAAGCAGTTGTAGTTACCGGAGGTGAACCATCGATGTATAATTTAGAATACCTCACGACACAATTTCGAAAAAATAAAATAGAAGCATTTATTGAGACTTCCGGCGCCTATCCGCTAACAGGAACCTGGGATTGGATTTGTTTATCTCCAAAAAAAAATAGCCCGCCATTAACCGAAATTTTTACCAAAGCACACGAGCTTAAAGTAATTATTTACAATCAAAATGATTTTGAATGGGCCGAAAAAAATGCAGCAGCGGTTATAAAAGAAAATCCGAATTGCCGTTTTTTTCTTCAACCCGAGTGGAGCCGCAGAGAACAAATGATTCCAAAAATTGTAGACTATGTAATGGCGCATCCAAAGTGGAACATATCACTTCAAACCCATAAATACTTGCATATTCCTTAG